CTGGCATGTCAGCCAATGGTTGATTGTGCCCAGAATCTTCAAATAAAAATTCACAAGTGTTTTTATGGTTAGATTATGGTTTAGTGTCAAACCTGTGGCTTGCTGAATGAGGAAATATGTGCTGAGGGGGGCAAAAACATCCCTCTCTGTCAGCAGGTCAACGGTTTTTATGTTTGCTTTGTCCAccacaaaatatttttagttGAGCCAGATGTAACAGTTTGCATGACTCCTTTGCAGTCCCTGTACCCCCTCATCCATTTCTCTCCCACTCTTCATCTTTcatctgctcctcctcctcctctgcctgttGACATGCACCATTAGCCGGATTACCGTGCTGTTGTGTGGAGTGGTAAACATGAGATTAGGATCAGGGCTACAGAGCCGAAGAGTTAAACAGTGAACTAGGAAACAACATCAAATATACCATCTGGATGTCCAGAATTTGCAATTTTATTGAATTGAGTtggatccaaaatattttttgagTTGTTTCAGATTTGAAGCTGTTTTCAAGCTCTGATTCAGAAAGGAAAACTTTACACAAAATGTTTACACAAAAgtgcatttcttttgtttttctctcctcagCCATGCAAAAGCCACCTGTGGCCCCAAAACCAAAGCTGACCAAGCTCCAGAGCCCAGGGCTGTCTCCCTCAACCCCGAGAAGAGACAGCTTTTCGCTCCCGTCTTCCGGCAAACCAAGGAGGGTTAAGCCAGTACTGGCCCCCAAACCCTGCCTCCCTAAACTCGCCACTACTGTGGAATCCAAGCCACATGTTTCAAAGAGCCTGCTCCAAACATCTGTAACAGAAACCCTGCAGATCACAGGTCCTCTTAACTCTCAAAATGGAATACAGCAAGAGAACAAAAAGCCAGACTGGGATTATATTATTCCTATTTGTCTGTGTAGCCAGGAAAACTGCATGTGCATCAGGAACACATCAGCAAACAGAACTCGTCTCCCTACATCTCGAGGTAGTGTGGATAACAgtggagagaaaacacacaatgcTAAGTGCAAAGGGATGAACACTTCCACCAATACTAACCTCACTAACCATAAACCTCTTCAAGAAACATTCACTTTAGACAGAATTCCCAACACAGAAATCAATACCTCCAGTCCTGAGGTGACTGTTAGGCCGTCCCTTcctcacagaacatggagcgatGAGGCTAATGGTAACGTAATACCTCAGAGTGCCCCTGGGCGAGGAGCAGAGGAAGATGCTCTTGGCTCAAAGCAAATATCTTGTGTTCCCCAGCCCAAACTAATCCCAGCAGCCCCGAGGAAGCCCATCCCTGTCCCACGGAAACCCAGGACGGGGGTGCTGGCCCGACAGGAAAAGGTGGAGGAGGCAAGTGAAGAGATTGTAAGCCAGgatgagagagaaataaaagtcAAAGAGGTAAAGGTGTCATCAGTTGTGAAAGGAAGCTCATCACTGTCTGTCAGCGTACCTGTAGGAAACAAGATGCCAATATTTTTGTCAGTAAGAAAAGCCTACGCTCATCCTGCTCCTCCGCCCGGGAAAAAGCCTTTACTGTCTGCACCTGAGAAAGCACCAACCTTTGCTCCTCTGATGCTCCCAAAGGATGTGGAAGAGGAAGATCTGGGTTGGGACAGCAGCATCCAGGAGATGGAGGTATCGGTTGACAAGGAGGATGTAGAGGTGGAAAAGGATGGAACTCCTGATCAGGAGGGAGTCTACAGTGACTTCACACATAGTCCTCCTTCTAGCAGTTTACTCAATCAACCGGCGCTGAGCGAACCTCCTGTCCCTACTGTGGCAGCAGAGGACAGCGTGGTCAAGGTAGTTCTGAAGAAGCCCCCGAGACACAACAACCCAATGGCATGGATGCAGAGGAAGGAATCCCCTGAGGAGAAAGAAGAGTGGAATTTAGGAGATGATGTCAAAAGGCAAGCTGTTTTGATGGACAGAGTGATGAGAAAAATGCCTTTGCCTCCAAAAGAGAAAACGAGCAAACAACTCTCAACACCTGGAGTCACCAAGCCTTCTCGGTCCAGCAAACAGAGAGCCAAGTCGTTCTCTGCTGCTGACCTCCAACGCTCCGAGGGACAGAAGAGGAACTCTTTCCAGAAACTTCTGGACTTGAAGCTCTCTGTCAAGCTGATACTAAAAGGAGGCCAGAGCTCGGAGTGCACTGTCAGTGATAATGAACAAAGTGTGGATAGGGACCAAGATGAATGTCAGGGCTTCCACGAGCATCTTCAGACTCGACGTAAATTCTCCTGCCCGCTGATTGGAGTAGAGCAAAGCGTGGACGGAGATGAGTTTTCTCCTGGAACAGACCAAGATGTTTACTATGAGAACATGCCTTACTATGAAGAGATACCAGACTACACGAACGTGCATGTAGAAAGTGCAGTGACATCCACCTGTGCCACCATCTCCCAGCCTACAGCCTGGCAGTATAACGATGAGGACATTTATGAGGAGCAGGAGCCATATATGTCCTTTGAGAAGAACACTGGACACCAACAGTGTCAGATGCCAACAGATTATGAGAGGTAGATTGTGATGGATTtcatttctgtctctttgtttttgtctcagtaTCTCACATCTGATCTCATCAATGATTACATTAGGTGTGCAGGAAAACACTGTATGCTTCTTTAAAACATGAATCTGTAAATGTTCATTACAGAGAGTGACCGCATCATTAGTAAAAAGGGAAGATCGCAGATCAGCATGtcacattttgtatttaatagCAGATTCCTTTCTGGGGAGTTGGACAAGTATAGTAGCACGCATGCTCAGCCATTCAGGTGTAGATGGATTGTAGTTTGACCTCATCATTTAGATTGCTTTACTTGATGCTATAAACTATTATCTGAGGCAACACTAACActacacacgtgtgtgtgtgtttgtgtatttattttttattttttttagttatttagcagtttcttctgttgtttttttaaatgatggctAAGTGGTCACATCTCCAGTGTTATCTTGTCACaaatacagtttttgtttttatttgctcaTGCTTTGAAAGATCTAACAATGGAGGAGATTCATTCCATTAGTGATGCTTTAAACAATATTCATCTGCATTATCCTCAGAGCCCACtgtcacattttaattaaaagtgcTTTATTTAAGAAATGGTCACTATAAAACAgtgttatttgttaaaaaaaagacacttctgTTCCTATCCTAATTAAATGTTTCAATTCTCCAAGGCAGAAATGTGCAGATATAAAGTAGCTCTTGGAAAGGTgacaaaatatatgaatatgtttttaacattgtctaGAACAGCCGGCTTGATGCTTTAGTAGCATGATTTTATTGTTGGTAGTAATTTTTCTAATTATCTGTTCAGGCAAAGAATGTACATGTTTCCTTCATAAATGAGCAGTACTCAGTACTCTGCTCAGTTGGAAAAAATAGGATTAAAGTTTGTATAACTGCACACTCTGCTTTGCACTTAGCTCAGCCTCAGCTTATTGTGTCGCCCCTCCATAGCTCAAACTCCAACAATCAAAAATGCTATAGCTATTGTAAACATGCCACAGATGGGCTCATTGGGTTTGCTGCTTGGCCTTGGCCTATTTCTTTTTCTGCAGTGTTAGACAGGGAGGGGCCAGTGTTTCAAATGTAGTGCCTCCTCAGGGAATTGTGGCATTTTAGTTATGTAGTTTGTCTTTGGTGCAGTACCCTTTAAGCTGTTTGTtcattcgtgtgtgtgtgtgtgtttgtgtgcgcgtgcgtgagAAAGTGAGATGATTAGtgatttttaattgttatgtttCTGTTGGACATGGGGACACGGCTAGcattgtgtgactgtgtttaTGGTTAcctttaaatgatttttttctgcttttgacAAGTCCCTTTCCTCTGTGTGTTCTTTGTTAAATGATTCCCACTTGATCAGAGAAGAACATTTTTCGAATAAAGcagaacttttctttttaaagacactCCTTTTAGATTATGagctgacagttttttttttttaaatttcaaaccTCATCCCTTTCCCCTTCTTctttaaataacataatttaTACTATTACTATACTTTACTATACTATGTAACATGAGGATGATGTGTCCATGGTGTGATCcattcagtgttttttaataaatgcctGCAGCTGCTTCTGTGTGTCCAAAACACCTGTACAAGTGGTGCGTTCATGCTCTGGCATCTGCCTGTATTCCCAACTGATCCTAACATCTTGCCCCTGTTGACAGAAGCTCTATTGATGAGGAGATGACACCCCTGTATGAAGACATTTTTGCCAACTCATCAGAGTACGAAGACGATAGCAGCTCCATCTCAAGTATAGGAGACCCTGAGCAGCCAGAGGAGAGTACGGTGAGAAGCAGGTTTTGGTAGTATGGGGAAGAACTTTTCTTCCTTTTAGCACTATGTAAACTCTCTTCATTAACCTCACTTATATCAGGTACATGCTTTAGCGCAAATTCTACTTGAATATATTATGACACACAGTGTGTATCTGCTGTGAGTAGTTTTGCCATGAACTGTGCAGGGATTTATAATGCCCATAGTGTAATTCTAAGTCtgtgtttttgcacattttcttAGACGCAGAGTGGACAGAAGAAGAGCAAGATTCACCACATCGCCACAGAAATCATGAGCTCTGAGAGTGTGTAAgcgtcttcatttgtttttcttttatgtgcTCATTTAAATTATGAAATAATAACATTCACTTACGCAGAGGGGTGTTTAGCCAGTGAGATAGTTTTGGGTTTACTTGGCCAGGttttgaggtttctgcctcttccACCCCAGTACATTTGAGGTGAAAGGAATGTCGTCTGTGGTGCTCACAAGATTggaaaattacttttaaaaattcTTCATCAGCATCTCAGTTTGAAGATCGTGCTGCTATTACTCTGGTTATAAAACATACAAATGGAGACATATATCTCAAAACATTggcaaataaacaaaagtgaTCAGAATGGCTGGATACCACAAAGTGAGATTTTAGTTTGTTGTACTTTTGCGCAAGTGATTCTTTCCTGTCTTGATAGCTATACTCATTCATTATAATATCTTTTTTCTAGATTTGTTGATGTCCTGAAGCTGCTTCATGTTGTAAGTACCCTGAATCATCACCTTTTAGTATTACTTTCTTCACACTAAAACAAGCCAGAGAAGAGGCTGGTGTTATAGTTGTGAAGTGGGAGGAGAATTTTGTCTATACTAACATTATACATCATAAGACATTTAAACCTCCTTAAATCATACTGAGAGATAATGTTTAAATCTTTTCACACCTTTTAATAGTATTATTATGTGTACAGAAATGGCCCGCATAGGAAATGGtgttcattaaaaaacaaaactattgaaataaacaacggtattagatcctttttttttttcttcaaatgacCACCCTTATCTAAACATATTAAGTGAGCCACATAACATGCTGTTGAGAAAGTTTTACTATTGCTCTCTATGTGTTTTATCTAGTGTTAGTCTACTGTGTTAGCAAACATTCTCCATATGTGTTCGATTATGCTAGCTGTTGGGGCACACCCCAT
This genomic stretch from Etheostoma spectabile isolate EspeVRDwgs_2016 chromosome 8, UIUC_Espe_1.0, whole genome shotgun sequence harbors:
- the LOC116694740 gene encoding FYVE, RhoGEF and PH domain-containing protein 6, encoding MINSAMQKPPVAPKPKLTKLQSPGLSPSTPRRDSFSLPSSGKPRRVKPVLAPKPCLPKLATTVESKPHVSKSLLQTSVTETLQITGPLNSQNGIQQENKKPDWDYIIPICLCSQENCMCIRNTSANRTRLPTSRGSVDNSGEKTHNAKCKGMNTSTNTNLTNHKPLQETFTLDRIPNTEINTSSPEVTVRPSLPHRTWSDEANGNVIPQSAPGRGAEEDALGSKQISCVPQPKLIPAAPRKPIPVPRKPRTGVLARQEKVEEASEEIVSQDEREIKVKEVKVSSVVKGSSSLSVSVPVGNKMPIFLSVRKAYAHPAPPPGKKPLLSAPEKAPTFAPLMLPKDVEEEDLGWDSSIQEMEVSVDKEDVEVEKDGTPDQEGVYSDFTHSPPSSSLLNQPALSEPPVPTVAAEDSVVKVVLKKPPRHNNPMAWMQRKESPEEKEEWNLGDDVKRQAVLMDRVMRKMPLPPKEKTSKQLSTPGVTKPSRSSKQRAKSFSAADLQRSEGQKRNSFQKLLDLKLSVKLILKGGQSSECTVSDNEQSVDRDQDECQGFHEHLQTRRKFSCPLIGVEQSVDGDEFSPGTDQDVYYENMPYYEEIPDYTNVHVESAVTSTCATISQPTAWQYNDEDIYEEQEPYMSFEKNTGHQQCQMPTDYERSSIDEEMTPLYEDIFANSSEYEDDSSSISSIGDPEQPEESTTQSGQKKSKIHHIATEIMSSESVFVDVLKLLHVDFRNAVTTASLQSGKPVIEERLLNQILYYLPQLYELNQDLLKELKQRVAKWDENSQLADIFLKKGPYLKMYSMYIREFDKNVALLEEQSKKNPAFCGVVREFEASPCCAKLALKHYLLKPVQRIPQYRMLLTDYLKNLSEDSVDYKDTQAALELVKEVANHANDIMKQGDIFQKLIQVQCSLNGHHEIVQPGRIFLKEGILKKLSRKVMQPRMFFLFNDTLLYTTPVQSGQYKFNNMLSLAGMKVSKPSQEAYQNELNIESVERSFILSASSATERDEWLEAISTAISDYTRKKISFVSGKSSEEVELKDCGDGAPLGSKAPIWIPDPRTTMCMICTCEFTLTWRRHHCRACGKVVCQSCSTNKYCLEYLKNQLARVCDQCFLVLQQQKNERALSAAVSLATRATFAFPRKHKKIPAALKEVSANTDNSSMSGYLQRSKVNKKQGKRLWFVIKDKVLYTYAASEDVAALESQPLLGFMLKVDSSLKLQFKLYHKKTLYYIFKADDLQTAQRWINSFKEATVL